The Pelosinus sp. IPA-1 genome includes the window TAATCTAAACCCCTTGTATACGAAAAAGGATCTTGAGGGAATTGACCATTTGCCTTATGTAGCGGGAATAGCGCCTTTCTTGCGGGGACCCTATGCCAATATGTATGTGCTTCGGCCGTGGACGGTACGGCAATATGCCGGGTTCTCTACCGCTGAAGAAAGCAATGCTTTTTATCGCCGAAATTTGGCTGCCGGGCAAAAAGGTTTGTCCATCGCTTTCGATTTGGCGACACATAGAGGCTATGATTCCGATCATCCACGTGTTGTGGGTGATGTAGGAAAGGCTGGCGTTGCTGTTGATTCCATCTTGGATATGGAAATTTTATTTTCAGGAATTCCTCTAGATAAAATGTCAGTATCCATGACGATGAATGGTGCGGTGCTGCCCATATTAGCTTTTTATATTGTGGCCGCAGAAGAACAAGGCGTAAAACAGGAATTACTGACAGGTACTATCCAAAATGATATTTTAAAAGAATTCATGGTGCGTAATACCTATATTTATCCGCCAGAGCCTTCCATGCGGATCATTGCTGATATTTTCTCTTATACCTCACAGTTTATGCCAAAATTCAATAGCATTAGTATTTCCGGCTATCATATGCAAGAAGCAGGGGCCACTGCTGATATTGAACTTGGCTATACACTCGCTGATGGCTTAGAGTATATTAAGACGGGTATTAAGGCAGGCATGGATGTGGATGCTTTTGCTCCCCGGTTGTCTTTCTTTTGGGCCATTGGTAAGAACTATTTTATGGAAGTAGCCAAAATGCGTGCAGGACGTTTGCTGTGGGCCAAGATTATTAAACAATTCAATCCTAAAAATCCAAAATCCATGGCTCTTAGAACTCACTCCCAGACTTCCGGTTGGAGTTTGACAGAGCAGGATCCTTTTAATAATGTAGGAAGAACCTGCATGGAAGCAATGGGCGCGGCCCTTGGCCATACTCAATCACTGCATACCAATGCACTGGATGAAGCCATTGCCTTACCTACAGATTTTTCGGCTCGCATTGCGCGTAATACACAACTGTATATTCAGGATGAAACCATGGTATGCAAAGTACTTGATCCCTGGGGCGGTTCTTATTATGTAGAAGCCTTGACCAATGAGCTGGTCAAAAGGGCATGGAGCCATATTCAAGAAGTAGAAAGATTGGGTGGTATGTCCAAGGCGATTGATACTGGTCTTCCTAAGATGAGAATTGAAGAGGCAGCGGCAAGACGCCAGGCACATATTGACTCCGGCAAAGAAACAATTGTTGGGGTAAATCGATATCGCCTGGAAAAAGAAGATCCTCTTGATATTTTATCTGTAGATAATACAGCTGTGCGTTTATCCCAAATTCAGCGTTTAGAAAAACTTCGCAGTAACCGGGATAATGATAGAGTAAGACGTGCATTAGAAGCCATTACCAAATCTATGGAAACAGGCGAAGGAAATGTATTGGCACTGGCTATTGAAGCGACCAGAGCCAGAGCTAGTTTAGGTGAAATATCCGATGCGATTGAGCATGTTGCCGGACGGCACAAAGCCATCATTCGTTCGATTTCTGGAGTATATAGCAGTGAGTTTGCTGAAGAAGAAACCATTAATAAAGTAAGGGCCATGGCTGATGATTTTGAAAAAACAGAAGGCCGTCGTCCCAGAATTATGATTGCGAAAATGGGTCAGGATGGTCATGACCGAGGCGCGAAAGTAATATCTACCGCTTTTGCAGATATGGGTTTTGACGTGGATATTGGACCACTGTTCCAAACAGCAGAAGAAACAGCGCAGCAAGCGGTAGATAATGACGTTCACGTAGTAGGTATGAGTTCCTTGGCAGCTGGACACAAGACGTTACTGCCACAGCTCATCGAAGAACTTAAAAAGCTTGGTAGAGAAGACATTATGGTTGTTATTGGCGGTGTTATTCCTGCTCAGGATTATGAGTTTTTACGTGAAAATGGCGCAGCAGCCATTTTTGGACCAGGAACCATTATTCCTGTTGCCGCAGAAAAAATATTAAAAGAGCTAGGACGTTATTCACAGGAAGTGAAATGATATGAATACTGAAGAAAAAAAGGACAGGTGGAAGCCGGAATGGATTCCACCTGATGCAGGGGATGCTTTCACCACGGAAGTCATGGGCGGAATTCGTAGTGGTCACGATGGTATGCCGAATCAAGAGAAGACAGAAACCCCTTTTAATTCTCGCTCCATTCGCCGCCAACTTTCCGTAGATGAATATGTCCAAGGTGTATTGAGTGAAAATCGAGTGATTTTGTCCAGAGCGATCACGCTCATTGAAAGTAATTTACCAGCTCATATGGAGCTGGCACAGGAAATATTAAAAAAGTTATTACCTCATACGGGTAAATCCATTCGTGTCGGGATTACTGGTGTTCCAGGTGCTGGTAAAAGTACCTTTATTGAAAACCTAGGATGTCAATTATGTGATAAAGGACATAAAGTAGCTGTACTCGCCGTTGATCCCAGCAGTACAGTAACCAAGGGCAGTATCTTAGGCGATAAAACGCGCATGGAGCAATTGTCCCGTAATCCAAGGGCTTATATCAGGCCTTCTCCCTCCAGTGGCACCTTGGGAGGGGTAACCCGTAAAAGCCGGGAAACAATACTATTATGTGAAGCGGCTGGTTATGATGTATTGCTGATTGAAACCGTTGGCGTGGGGCAAAGTGAAGTAACAGTGCGCTCTATGGTTGATTTTTTCCTCTTGCTGATGATTACAGGAGCAGGGGATGAACTGCAAGGGATGAAAAAAGGGGTAATAGAGCTGGCTGATGCCATTGTGATTAATAAAGCAGATGGTGATAATAAACAGAAAGCTTTAATGGCGAAAGTGGATTATGATCGTATTTTGCATTTCTTGCGTCCAGCTACGGAAGGATGGGTTACCAAAGGCCATACTTGCTCGGCAAGTACGGGTGAGGGGGTAGACGATGTTTGGCGGATGGTAGAAAAGTTCCACCAAATAACAACGGAATCTGGTATCTTTGAAAGGCGTCGTCGAACTCAAATGTTAAGTTGGGTGCAGTCTATGGTCCAAGAATATTTGCAGGCTTTATTTATCAATCATCCTGAGGTCATCAATAAGAAACCTCAAATTGAGCAGAATGTTATCGACGGGAAAATTTCTGCCACCATGGCAGTGAAGAAACTAATTGATATATTTGAAGGGGAAAAGAGATAAGAATACCAGATACACCGATCATATTCGGTCATACATGTATACATAATAATATGGATTGACATGTTTATCCAAAAATGGTATTATTTTGGCGTTGACAAAGAAAATCAAAGAAAGGTGTAATAGGTAAAAATTCATTAAAATTAAATAGGTACAGGTGCCCGTAAGGGCTTAATAGAAAAGTCCGGTGTAATACCGGCGCGGTCCCGCCACTGTAATGGGGAGTAAGTCCAAGATATGCCACTGAGACGTAATTGTTTTGGGAAGGTTTGGAGGAACTATGATCCAGAGCCAGGAGAACTGCCTGTACAACAATCACCGTTTTACCTGCGAAAGATGGGGAGGGGATTTTGGTTGTCGTTTTTTGCATTTTTATTCCGGAAGTTTTGCTGGATAATACAAGAAGCCTCTCTGGGTGGTGTCATCACAGGGGGGCTTCTTTTTATTTGACAGATTGTGCTTGCACAGAACAAAATCTTGCATAGCTTAGTGCTTTTGGTTCTTAGGAGGTACAAGCTTCAATATAGGCGGTTTATGACAGATTTTATCATAGATAATCCAGGAAAGAATAGAGAAATAGGATTGGTAATTGTGAGCAAATACGGGTGCAGGTGCCCTTTCAGAGGGCTCAATAGGGAAGTCCGGTGAAAAGCCGGCGCGGTTCGCCACTGTAATACGGAATCAGCCCTGACTGGCCACTGGCAGGAGATAAACTTGCCGGGAAGGCTGGGCTGGTGATGAAGTAGAGCTAGGAGAACTGCCTGTACTGACATCCTCGCTTGACCTGCGATTAACAGGGAGAGGATTAGGAAGCTACCAAGAATCAAAGGAAATAACAACAGAATACTGGGATAGGTGCCCTTCGGGGCTTAATAGGGAAGACCGGTGTAATGCCGGCACGGTCCCGCCACTGTAATGGGGAGTAATTTCGCAAAATGCCACTGGAGCTTAGGCTTTGGGAAGGCGCGAAAAAGCATTGATCCGAAGTCAGGAGAACTGCCTATCTAACGATCGCCATTTTACCTGCGAGTGACGGGGAGGAGATTACGTAAAGATTGCCGGAGAAAAAATGCTCTGGCAACATGGCGTAAGCACTCCCAAAATGGGAGTTTTTTTTATTGCTATTATTTTATATCAGCAACAGAATTGCTGGATGAATAAGAACATCCAGCAATTCTGCAAGAAGTAAAGAAAGTAACAAAGGAATGATATGTTTTGAACCATGTATATAGAATCATCTGGAATCGCGCCCGCTCCTGTTGGCAGGTCGTATCCGAATTGACAAAAAGTAATGGGAAAATGAAATCCAGTCGCCGCCGCGCCCGCCGGGACAGCGTACTTGCAGAAATAAGTTCCATACAGTCTTTCGCCAACATCCAGACTGGAGGATATAAGAAACTGTCTTTAGCGATGACGGTAATGCTTGGTGGATCGCTGGGAGCACTGCCCCCTATGGACTCAACCAATGTTGTTTACGCCGCCGAGGGGGAGACAACCGCCAGCGGGCTTTTAAGCTACAATGCTGGGGTGCATTCCTCTAATAACATATTTTCGGATTGGCAGGCTGGGACGGTAAATCAGGCTGGGAATTCGTATAATACCGTAGTTTTAGATTCGTCGTCCTCTCCTAGATTAGTTAATCCTGTCAATGGGGCGGCACTAGTATTTAATGCGAATTCATTTAAGACAATAGTAAACTATTATAATAGTTCAGCCGGTGGATCAAACAACTATGATACGATCATCGCCGTAATCCAGGTGCCTGATCCGGCCAATCCAGGATCAACAATTCCCAAAACCTATACGATTGCCCAGAAAGACAACAGCGGCAAATTGGTGTCTCTCCTCAACTATAGTGACCTTACCAGTCCAGCTTTAACTGGAAGTAATGTTGCTAACGACTATTGGAAGTTGCCGGAGATAGCACAACAAATCTATCAAGCTCAACAAGCTGCTCAAAGTAGCGACCCAGCCATAAAAGCTGCAGCAGAGGCTAAGTTGATACAATTGATCAGCAATGGTTTGCCCCATCTTTATGCGGCCCAGGGTAATGACTGGCAGAGTGGAACACTATTGACAGTAGGTACTTCTTTGAAACCTGTTAATTTTACGTCATGGCCGATAACACTTCCTTCCAGCCCTTCGGATCCAAATTATTCTTATTCCTATCAAAGTCGCATTGTGGGAGAGAGCGGTGTATGGCGCCCCATGGATCGTCTGGAAAGCACCAGTGCTATTGTCGGCAGTTATAGCATTGGACAGGGATGGATAATTAATGCTGATGGCACAATTACCCAGACTGACAATACGACGACTTCTATTGACAATGGCAGTGGCAGCGGAACGGTGGTAACCGGTCCAACTGCGATAACAGTCAAAGACCTGACTGTCGGTAAAAACGGCACAATTGATCTGTCTTATATCAATACTGTTGGTAATGATCCCATCGCCAACCACATTCAGGGGGGAGTGTATCCCACAGGTTTTAAGGATTCTAATGGAAGAATGATCACTAGAGCAGCTAATCGAACTCTTCTGGTGCGAAATGCAGCACTTTCCGACGGTACCGTTTTTCGGCTGGGCTCCTATAGTGTAATGGAAAGTGGAGGGCAGAATGGAACTACCAAGGTACAAAAGATAGGCGGTAACCAGGATCAGGTCTATATCACGAATGTCACTACCCCGGACGGTCATGCCAACCTGTACATTCAGCTGGGGTGGGTGCCAGGGGTGGGTACGACCACTCAAGGATCGGCGGCTAGTGACGGGAAGGGGAACGTGCTCCTTGGCATCCTAAACGGTGCCGACAACTTTACGGTGACAGGTCAGACCTCCCGGGCTGACGGGGTATTCAGCCAATATGAAATCACCCCGGTCATTGGTCAGCTGGACAATTATTTCACCAATCCAGCCGATAGTTCCTCCCGTATAGGAACGGCCTGGTACCTGGATAGCTACAGCTACCTGGATCTGGATACTGTCTCGGAGTCTGGTCGGTCGGTCAGCGATAACGCAGTCGTTATGAACAACCTGTGGAAAAGCAATTACCTGAATATGTTCCGCCGGGTGGGGAACCTCCACCGTAGTGGTTATATGGGAGAGCAGGATCAAAAGGAAAACGTGTGGGCTGATACCTGGCATGGCAAATACAAGAGTGCCTCAGGCTACGGCCGCCAGGTCAATCAGACCTATAATGGCATGCAGGTAGGTTATGACAAGCTGCTGAACAACAAGGTCGGCAATGGCAAAGTCTATACCGGATTTTCCCTGAGTAAAGTGGAAGGGGACTCCCATACCGCCACTGGTGCCGGTGATCAGGAGTCCAACAGTATCGGCATATATGGCGCCTGGGTGGGGGATAAGGGACACTATCTGGATGCATCTTTCCTGGCCGCCAAACTGAAAGACAACTATCACCTGACAGGCAATACGGGTGACGGCTCTATTGGCCGCGTCAATGGTGAGTATGACACCTGGGCCTATGGTCTGGGACTCCAGTATGGGTATCAGACGCCCCGGAGAAACGGCTGGTTCTGGGAACCATCCGCTGCCCTCTTTGTCGGCCGCACCGATGGAGTCAGCTACCGTCTCAGCAACAACCTGGGTATCCGGCAGGACAGCTACAATACGGTCACTGGCAGGCTGGGACTGTCCGTGGGCAAGGAACTGGACGGTGGGAGTAATCTTTATGCCGGAGTCGCTGCTCTGCATGACTTCACCGGTCCTAGTTCCATCGGTTCCTTTTACGGCACCCAGCAAAGGGCATTGGAGACGGCAGGGGGCAAGGATACCTGGTGGGAATTCAGCCTCGGCGGCAATCGGAGGATCTCCCCGGCAGGCGTCTTCAATTTGGATCTTAGTAAAACTGTTGGCAGCAGCATCGGCAATGAATGGCGGATTAACGGCGGATTCAACTGGACCTGGGGCGGCTTTGGGGGCAACGGTAAAGGGACAGCCAAGGACAGCGAGGGCCAGACTGGTGTTATTCCCCACAACAATACCACCGTTATCCTCGGACAGGCACCGGATAAAGCGGTAAAGGAAGCTGCGTCGTTGAGTACAAATGACTTGACAGCCAAGATTCAGGAAAACAAAGTTAACCCTAACGCAGAACAAGCAGTAGCGGCAGATGAAGGTATGATAAACACGGGGGAATCTGCAGAAAAGGTAGTACAACATGCAGTAAGCTCTGAACTCCCGCCAGGCAATGCCGTGAATGAAGGGGAATACTCCTTTGCACCGATAACGGTGGAGGCGGTTCGCCCTAACTGGGAGAAAAAACTTTCCCCCGGTCAGGTCAGTGTCATCTATCCAGAGAAATTCGAAGGGGAACAAAAGGATCTGCCGGCGTTGCTGGAGCGAGTACCGGGCATGTTTGTCCAGCGGGTCAGTGGTGATGGTCACTACACGGTGGCCCGGGTACGCGGATCAACGGGTGCCCAGGTCAACGTCTATGTGGATGGTGTGCTGATGAACCTGAACGGCGATTCGGCGGTCAACCTGTCTACTATTCCGGTGGACAATGTTGAGAGAGTAGAGGTCTACCGTGGCTACGTTCCGGCTCGCTTTAGCGGTTCGCCTCTGGGAGGCGTCATCAACATCGTTACCAAAAAACCAGATAAAATTGGCGGCAGCATCAGCCAGGGAATGAAATCCTATGGCGGCTATACCGGTAATTATCAAGTGACTGCACCCCTAGGGGACGGCAGCCTCATGGCAACCTACCAACGGGATATTTGGGATGGCGATTTCCCCTTCACCATAAATCCCGAAAACCTTATGGGAAATACAGAGTTTGGCGACACAAATCGTCGTTCTAATGGTTACCAAAACAGCAACGGTATGGTCAAATGGCAAAATGACAAATGGACAGTCAAAACCGCCTGGAAAAATATGCATGAACAGCTTCCGCGATCAGTCAGCCGCTTGAGTCCGGAAGTAAGCTCCAGTTATAACTATGAGGATTATCATAAAGGCCTGTATGATGCCGATCAGAATATCGACCAGAAAGAATTCCAGATCGGCTGGCGGGATACCAAGGGCAACCTGGACTGGGGGTGGAAGCTCTATTATCTGGACAGCCAGAAGAGCTACCGTGATGTTGGTTTGCTGCGGCAAGGTTTTACAGAAGGTAAATTCGCCAGCTATCCCGGCCTGTTGTGGTCTGATTTTCACTCCAAGAAATGGGGCGGCAATCTCAACACGGCTCTAAAAATGGGTTCTAGTCATCTGGTGGAAATGAACTTTGATTACAGCCGGGAAACTATGGATGCCGATGGAAGCAACTGGAAGAGCTTTGATGACAGCATGACCTATTTAAACAGGAAATTCATCAACGAGTACAAAATCCAGGAATACCACCTGACCCTGCAGGATACCATCACTCTTAATCAGGGTGGTGACTTTAAGCTCACGCCGGTGCTCCGAGCTGACAGGGTCGTCATGGACACCATGGCGGATAATGACACGACGTGGAAGTATTCCGGTGCGGCTGCTCTGCAAAAGCAGCTTAACGAAAATTGGAGTCTCAAGACTAGCTGGGGGACCTATAACCGTCATCCCAATTTCTATGAACTCTTCGGCGACGGCGCGACCATTCGCCCCAACAAAGGTGCGGCCAAGTTCTTCGACGTTGCCGGGAATGGCACCTGGGAGACGGGGCATCAGTTTGATTTCGGCATCAACTGGCAAGGCAAACTGGCCAAGGCGGATACGAATACCTCCCTCACCTGGTTCCAGCGGCGCTCGAAAAATCAGTTTGCCCTTTGGCAGCCCAATGTTCCCAATGCTCCTGCCAGTTATTTCCCCATGGATGATGCCCGTGTCCATGGCATCGAGCTGACCCAGAATATGAAGTGGCAAAGGCTCAACCTTAGCATGGCAGGAACCTGGCAGACTTCAAAGTACTCCGGTAATAATATGGGGGGAAATTACAACGGCATGAAATCCAATATTTCCTATACTCCGGAGTGGGTATGGAATGCCCGTCTGGATTACCTCTTCCCTGGAGATAAGATGAATGTCTTTACTGAATATACCTATACTGATAAACAGTTTCTCGGTGCCGATGACAATGATGGCAGATATATGCAGGCATTGTCCACCGTCGATTTAGGCTTAAAATATGCCTTTGATCAAAACTGGAAGTTATCCGCCGGTGTGAATGATCTTTTCAACAAAGGGTACGATCTCAGGCAAATTAACGGTTCTTATTCCAGTACTCTTGCCTATCCCCTCGCCGGGCGCATGTACTATGCAACCATGGAGTATAAATTCTAGGAGGTACAAATTCTTGCCTTGGGAGAAGAACTATAATGACCGGAGGTTCACGTAGAACATGGAAAGGGGGTGATTCCATTGAATGTAGTCTGAAAGACAGGATTCAAGATTGCATTATAAAGAAAGATGTTTAAAAAAATGAGGATGAGGTGATTGTTTATGTCAAGACTTGCATGCGGCGTAATCAACGGCAGCTATAGCCAAGGAATTGTCAGTTCAATAAATACGTTGGGAAATCGCAGGGTACCGGAAATAACACACATTGACGTTGGAGCTGGCTTAGATCCAGAAATAATATCAGGCGATCCCCGCGTACTAGGGTATAAACACGGCAGCGACAATTGCGTCATGATTTCCGCCTATACCTACACTACACCGGGAACAGCTGGAAATGCCCGGGTAGCATTGTTTAAGATTAACGCCACTACCGGCGCTTGGGAACAACTTGTTCAAAAGCTCAGTACAACTTGGGGCTTCAGCAATCCCTATGGGCTGGTTGTTGTTGGCAATAACATGTACGTGCAGGATTATGATTCGGGCAAAATCACTGCAGTGGATCTAACAACTTATAATACTTCCACGCTTTATACCATGGGTTCAGTAAGTAGTGGCGGGACCACCTATCTTCCCCATGGCAACGGCATGGATTACTCCGATTACGGTTTAATTGCTATTTTCAGCTATTTGGAATCAGGCAGTTATTCCAACTATACCAATTCCAAATTGGCTGTTGTGCCGGTTGACGGCAGCACTGCATCCGTGGTTTCAGGTTTGAATAAAAATGTCGTTTCTGTAGCGGTGGAAGGAGATTTTGCTTATATTTCTTCAATTGGTGGCGCTCAGCAAGGCGGCGGTAACCCTGCTTCCAAGATAGAATCGGTAGATCTGACTACTCCTGTGCTAGGAACTACGCCAGTTACAATTTCTGCGCTTCCCACAACTCCTTCGGGTGAGCAAAAAGGAGATTTCGTGGATGTTGCTTTTCGCAGCGGAGCTGCCTATGTGCTGCGTGCCAACTATGATACCAATTATACATCGTATTCTTATCGCCTGATTAAAACAACAGGCGCCAGCTTGCGAGCAGGATCTTTCGGTACTTATACCACCATAGTTGACACGGCAACACCAGCCGAGGCCACTTGGATGCTGGCTCCGGCTGTCGATACTCTCTGGTTTGTCAGCGGCAGCGCGGCAAATATTATCCAGCTTATCAGCGGTGGCTTGAGTACCGGTTCTGTTGTGAAGAAAGCCGATGCCTCCCTAAGCACTGCAAGCAGTTATGGTCTGGGTACTACGGTAAGCGGTGCCGCTATCAATGCTCATCTGAACACGGCATCTGTGATTATTGATGTTGCCGATGTCGCTGCCAAAGAGGCTGTAGGCGCAGCCGCAGCGGTCTCCGCGACCCGCACCAAGGTGGCATTCAGGTTCGTACGTCCAGAAGAACTCGAAAAGAAATAAGTACAAAAGCAATTTCCGCACGGCCTTCTTTAGCGAGGGCGTGCGGAATACTTTTATTCCCTTTAATGACGGTGGTGCTACTTCGAGATGCATGACAATTGACATATGAATTTTTAAGGAGGTGTTCTTATGCATGAAATGAAGCTTCTACCTTTTGAGGTGAAAGAAATCTTGGACAATGCGGAAAAAATACCCGATGGTATTCAATTAATGAAAGCACCGGAAGTTTGGGAGCCAAGCAAGCGGGGCCAAGGGGTAGTAGTTGCCATTCTGGATACCGGCTGCCAATTGGACCATCCCGATTTAAAGGACCGAATCATTGGCGGACGTAATTTTACAACGAATAATAATAGTGATCCGGATCAATTTGGTGATACCAACGGACATGGTACCCATGTGGCGGGAACGATTGCTGCTGTTGAAAATGGGCAGGGTGTTGTTGGTATGGCCCCGCAAGTTAGCTTGCTCATTCTCAAGGTACTTGACAGTAGTGGTGGCGGTGGCTACCAAAATTTGATTGATGCGATTAACTATGCCTTGGAGTGGCAGGGGCCTGAAGGACAAAAGGTGCGCATCCTGTCCATGTCCTTAGGTGGGGAAGCGGATGACCCGGCCTTACATACCGCCATTGCTCAGGCAATCGGCGCTGGTGTATTAGTAGTCTGCGCCGCCGGTAATACAGGGCAAGTGGAAAGGCAGTTTCCTGGCGGTTATAACGAAGTCGTTGGTGTGGGAGCTGTGGATTTGGATAAAAAATTGGCGTCTTTCAGTACGATGAATAAGGAAATTGATGTGGTGGCTCCCGGTGTTGGCATTCTTTCCACCTATCCAGATAATCGTTATGCCATTCTTTCTGGTACTTCCATGGCTACCCCTCATATTGCCGGGGCTGCGGCTCTCATCATTAATCAGTGCGAACAGGATTTTGAACGCACCCTGACCGAAACGGAGATTTATGCTCAGCTTTGCAAGCGGACAAGCGCCTTAGGTTATAAAAAAATAAAAGAAGGCAACGGCTTTCTGGATTTGACCGTCGGTTACCAGATTGTCTTACATCCTATGGCGCTGGAATCTGATGTTCAGCAAGTAAAGGTGGGGAGTCATGTTTGATAGGAGAGAAAGGATGTGGTTCATCATGAAGAAAACATTGGCACTCTTGCCACTGGCCCTTTTGTTTGCCTTTCCATCTTTTGCGGGTGCGGCGGACAGCGCGCCAAAAGAGGCTGCCCTTCCTGCCTCCTTTTATTGTGCCTCAGCCAAACAAATTGCAGAAAGTTATGTGCTGCTGATTAAAGAAAAATATGCCAAGCAAGCAAAAGACCAGAACTATTTTGAAGCGCAGCTGAAATATCAAATTGTGGCAGCAAAATTTTCAGGTATACGTTCCACCATTGAATTAGAAGCAATTGGGGGAAGCCGTATTCCCAATGTGAATGATTCCAGGTATCAGCCAATGGTAATGGAGGCATTGAGGGCTTTTGATGATTTTAACGCAGTTTCTCAAAAAATTATATTTTCTACTCCCAATACTGTCAGTACACAGGCCATTACCTCACTTGATTTTTCCACGGTCATTACCGATATTTTTTCCTTTGTATCCAGGTTTCAGGAACTTTGGGTGAAACAAGACGAAATCAGAGAAACCAGGTTAAAAAAATTGAGTGAATGGATTGATCAATATTACAAATGGTCAAATTGGGATGATATTGGCAAGCCAGCTACTACGAATGCCTCATAGTTTTTATCACTTGTGGGGTAAAATAAGTATAGAGATTCTATAATAAAATAATTATGGATTGAGAAAACTGCTTATCATAGATAGGCAGCTTTCTTTCGGTAACGTCATTTTTCACATTGCGGGCAGTTTTGATAATTCCCAGCGTCCTAATCCGTCTAGCTTCAGTTGTAAGGTATGAAATTTCTTTAATACATCCCGATGTCCTACACTGATTAGCACGGTTCTTGGCAAGGCTGTTTGCAAGAGGTTATACATATAGAGTTCGGTTTCTTTGTCGAGAGACGAAGTTGCTTCATCAAGTAGCAGCCAGTCCGGTTTGTGTAAGATGGCTCTGGCAATTGCTAATTTTTGTTGCTCGCCTAAGGATAAGATTTTCCCCCAATTTTCTTCTTGATCTAATTTTTCCGTAAGGAATGATAACTGACACAGTTTCAATGTTTTTTGCATAGATTGCCTGGTAATTGGAGTAGTATGGCGAGGGTATAGAAGTACGTTGTATAGTGTATGGATTGGAATATATGATTTTTGCGGTAGTAAGATTACGTTTTCCTTGGGTGGGTAAGAAATTGTACCTTGGGAAAAAGGCCAAAGCCCAGTTAAGGTCTTTAATAAAGTGCTTTTGCCAGAGCCGGAGGGGCCAATAATTAGTAGATTATCCTTTTTCATTAACTGTAGAGAAAAGTATTTTAACAAAGGTTCCCTCCGGGGACTTTGTATAGAAAGATCTTCGGCGATAAAAGTATTGTTTGCAGGGAACCTTATGGTAAGTGCTTGGGTTTCTTTTAGCAAT containing:
- the scpA gene encoding methylmalonyl-CoA mutase, with the protein product MLIKPDFTKIACRKDFAPSDMSAWQREVEANSGKLLDELEFKTMEQINLNPLYTKKDLEGIDHLPYVAGIAPFLRGPYANMYVLRPWTVRQYAGFSTAEESNAFYRRNLAAGQKGLSIAFDLATHRGYDSDHPRVVGDVGKAGVAVDSILDMEILFSGIPLDKMSVSMTMNGAVLPILAFYIVAAEEQGVKQELLTGTIQNDILKEFMVRNTYIYPPEPSMRIIADIFSYTSQFMPKFNSISISGYHMQEAGATADIELGYTLADGLEYIKTGIKAGMDVDAFAPRLSFFWAIGKNYFMEVAKMRAGRLLWAKIIKQFNPKNPKSMALRTHSQTSGWSLTEQDPFNNVGRTCMEAMGAALGHTQSLHTNALDEAIALPTDFSARIARNTQLYIQDETMVCKVLDPWGGSYYVEALTNELVKRAWSHIQEVERLGGMSKAIDTGLPKMRIEEAAARRQAHIDSGKETIVGVNRYRLEKEDPLDILSVDNTAVRLSQIQRLEKLRSNRDNDRVRRALEAITKSMETGEGNVLALAIEATRARASLGEISDAIEHVAGRHKAIIRSISGVYSSEFAEEETINKVRAMADDFEKTEGRRPRIMIAKMGQDGHDRGAKVISTAFADMGFDVDIGPLFQTAEETAQQAVDNDVHVVGMSSLAAGHKTLLPQLIEELKKLGREDIMVVIGGVIPAQDYEFLRENGAAAIFGPGTIIPVAAEKILKELGRYSQEVK
- the meaB gene encoding methylmalonyl Co-A mutase-associated GTPase MeaB, whose product is MNTEEKKDRWKPEWIPPDAGDAFTTEVMGGIRSGHDGMPNQEKTETPFNSRSIRRQLSVDEYVQGVLSENRVILSRAITLIESNLPAHMELAQEILKKLLPHTGKSIRVGITGVPGAGKSTFIENLGCQLCDKGHKVAVLAVDPSSTVTKGSILGDKTRMEQLSRNPRAYIRPSPSSGTLGGVTRKSRETILLCEAAGYDVLLIETVGVGQSEVTVRSMVDFFLLLMITGAGDELQGMKKGVIELADAIVINKADGDNKQKALMAKVDYDRILHFLRPATEGWVTKGHTCSASTGEGVDDVWRMVEKFHQITTESGIFERRRRTQMLSWVQSMVQEYLQALFINHPEVINKKPQIEQNVIDGKISATMAVKKLIDIFEGEKR